The genomic interval GTGCGGGTGCGCGGGTGCTCGTCCTCGAAGGCGCGCCCGAGCACTTTCGGGGGGGCAACAGCCGCCACACTCGCGACGTGCGGTACATGCACACCCGCAAGAACGCCTACGTCACGGGGCTGTACCCCGAGGACGAGTTCTGGGACGACCTGA from Chloroflexota bacterium carries:
- a CDS encoding FAD-dependent oxidoreductase, which produces MRNGEHGTTSIPQDIDVLVLGGGNAAMCAALSARRAGARVLVLEGAPEHFRGGNSRHTRDVRYMHTRKNAYVTGLYPEDEFWDDL